The nucleotide window CATTTCTTAATTCATGCGCAGAAAAGTGTTCGATGAAAACGTTATTTAGTTCCTGATATGCTTTATTTACTACACGTTTAAGCGCTAAGTCACTATTATTCATATAAATACGGAGATACTCCTTATTATGATTTTCTATTCCTGCCAAAATAGTATGTTTTTTAAATAGTCCATTTGATTGAGTCTCATTGTAAACTATTTTAAAATTTATTTTGTAGATTATCCTTCCCTCTAAAATTAATTTATTGACAGCAGGAGTCCCTAGTAGATCTCCTCCACCAAATGCTTGAGTGTCTATTTTAGCTTTTGTGTTATTTTTTTCTGAATCTTCATGATCCAAAGTAATGTCCACACATTCAAACTCACTAAATTTCGAAGCATGATTGTTAATCTCTAAGAATAAGTCCAATAGCTTAATAGTGTTTGAATTGATATCTCCGTAATTAGTAGCTGAAAGTCCATCTTTTGTAAGGGTGAAACTCAATTGTTGTGTCATCCTAGGAGGAAACAACTTTAATTTATCAATATTTGTTACCACACTCAAGAAATCCTGGACAACAGTTCTTATATTTCTAAACTTGGCCAGATTGGAGGTTTGAAAATAGACAATTTTTTTTGAAAAGTTAATTTCAACAAGAACTTTTTGCTCTTCAGAAAATTTTGTGCTAAACATACTTGATCTATCATATGCAAATTTCTCTTGTTTTCTAGTAAACAATAATTTACCAGATTGATTACTAAAATTCAGTAGCTTTATCTCCGCTTTATAATTATCCTGATTTTCATTTAAAGCTTCATTAGCTTCTAGTATAAGCCTCTCCAAATACTCTTGATTCAATTTACGTAGCTGATATGAAAAAGCTAGATAGAATCCATCAGAAACATTTAGCTCAGGATTAAAGGCTCGTTCCCTTAAAGCAATATACACCTGCTCAGGCAAAATTCTATTTTGAAACGCTTTACTTAATACTTTTTCTAAATCACGTTTCTTTCTGATACTTTCGCTGATGTTAAACTTATTTTGTTGAAGGACCTCTAGAATTTCTGAGTAATTTAACATTCTTAGTGAATGTTCTAGCGTTATTACTTCCTTCTCAGAAGGGTTGCTTGGAGTAATTAACTGTTTCGCCAAAAGAGTACCTCCTATAGTTGAATTACATCTTCATATAGACTCCTCCTTATAACCTATCATACGATTTCAATTATTCCAATATTTCCAAGAGCTACTATAACAAAAACACAAAAAGAGAACCTACGTTCTCTTTTTTAGTCTCAGAATATCACATTAATACATTCTTTTTCAAGTCAAGTTTTCCTTTGTTTTAATAATTACTTTTCTCAAACAATTCCCCGCTCAAACACCCCAAACTCCACTCTGTTACGCCCATTCTGCTTCGCTTGATACAAGGCCTTATCCACCGCAGCGAACAGTTGAGTCAAGTACCCCTCCGGATTCTCCGGCACATGCTCCACTTCAAAGTCCTCAAAGGAAAGAATGCCAATGCTAATCGTAATGGATACCTGCATAATCTCATGATCCACCATGATGTGGTTGGACTCCACAGCTGTTCTTACGCGCTCCGCGATCTGGTTCGCCAGATCATGCTCCGTATGCGGAAGGTATATCATGAACTCTTCCCCGCCATAACGCGTCAGGATATCCGTACTGCGAATCGATTGTTTGACCGCCTCCGCCGTGCGGACGAGCACTTCATCCCCGATGACATGTCCATAGCGATCATTGATTGCTTTGAAGTAGTCGATATCGAGCAGCAGGAGTGAGAATGGTGTTTTGTATTGAATATTGGTAATGACCTCATGATTCAGATGTTGGGTCAGATAACGACGGTTGTAACAGTTAGTTAAACTGTCCGTCAGGGCGAGTTCCTCCAGTTTGCGATTGGCCTCGGATAACTCCTGACGGATCAAGTCTAGCGCCTGATTTCGCTCCTGTAGAGTTACGTTCTGGCGATTCATCTCTTTCACGTAGAAACGCTCCTGCGAGACATCCTGGAACGTGAGGATATGACCGATCGGCACAAGAGCCGAATCCACAATCGGAGACGATTGCAGGATATAGTGCCGGATATTGTTGCCCCGCTCCACGATCACTTCAATGTGGGAGAGGGTATTTTCTTTTTTCTTATAGTGATTCACGAACTCACGGCAGCTGCCCACAACATGAACAGACTCCAGAAAGGCTTCCATATCAAAAGAATCCCCCACATGCAGATCCATAAAGGATCGAGAGGCTTTGTTCGCTTCAACAATAACTTCATTCTCATCCAGTACCAGGATGCCATATGGAATGGTATTGATTACATCCTCATGGGCGATGGAGACCAGATCGAACACATTGTATCTTTTGATCACATAGACGAAGAAGAGGTCCGACAGAAAGATCCCCAGCGAAGTCATTCCAGGAATGATCGGCAACCAGCGGGCTAGAACGACATTCAGAATCGCATCAATCGTTGCAAAAACAGCCAACACCAAGATGCCCCACAGGGTGATTCTCACCTGTTTTTTGATCATGGCAGACGTCTGCGAAGAATATACCGCCCGGAACAGAATGACGAGGGAAGCCAAGAAATAGCTCACCAGAATAATCATCACAACCCAGAACCAAGGGCCGTAAGCCCGCTCGATATACCCTCCCTCCAGCGGGATGACGAACTCATTCCATGGATTTGCGACCACACCTATAGCCCCGATCACCGCTGGGACAAATAGCAGGAACGTTCCTTTTGCACTCAAACGCTCTGAATAGCCGGTAATGAATATCGTCAATAGAAGCCACCCGCTCCCAAGCAGAGAGACCGCGACGAAAGATAACGTAACGTAGAACAGCTGCAAGCCGGAATCATCCGTGAGCGTACTCGCAAATTGACAGAAAGGCCAGAGCATCATCAATCCGTGAAATAAAAAGTACACCTTATGTAAGTTCGTAATTCTAACCGTAGCAAACACATATACACCTACACCAAACAATAGGACAAATAAAAAGAGATCATACCATACTAATGGGTTCACGAATCTTCTCCTTCTTAGATGCGACAATGACAACATGATCGTTCATATTTCTGAGTGACACTTATGTAAAACTTCAATAAACACTTATATTCAATACTGCTATGCCAATTTTATTGGTTAATTTAACCATATCTTATCACACCACCATAAGGGTGAGTAGCCCATACACTGGAAGTCCGACCAACCTCTGATCGAAATGCTGATCTATTTCTGATTATTTGTGAATGCTTTTGAAGGTTGCCATAAAGAAAAACCGCCCATATTCAACTGAGCGGCTAACCAGCAACCTGTTTTTTTCAAATGATTTAAACCATTCGCGGAGTTAATCTCTCCGGCAGTAGTACTTTACCTGCTGATCAGGCTGCATCTACTCTTCTCGTATTTTGGCAATGACTTGCTCATGATTAAGTAACCGTTCGCCGTCAGCGACCTGTTTCTCTGCGACCAATAGCTCCGATTGCAGCTTATAACGCGCCTCGTTTCTGAGATACGCTTCATGACTCACCCCGACCAGTTCTGCTTCACAATTAGGTATATGAAGTGGTTCATTGTCCGAGAACAAGTCCGGATTTTCCTTGAGCATCTCCGTGATTACCTCTGCTGTCTTAGCCGCATCACACACTCTTACGACCGCATCGCCGAGCTTTCCTTTACGCATCGCACCTTCGCGAACCAGTACCTCATCTACTTTCCAGAAATGCTCCGACCATGGTAACCCACAATGTCTGCGGGATGGTACTGAAATCTGGCTTCCATCTGGTAAAACCGTATAGAGCATCTCATGCTCGTCCGTCATTCTGCCAGGGATGTCCACCCACTCTTCGACCCCATGGATAAATGTATTCCGCTTCAAGTCCACGCCTACTAACAAAATCGTCGCTTTCCGATCTAACAGTTTCCCCCATGCTGAACCTCTCGCACACGGTGTGTCGAAGAGATGATCGTCCTTCGTAAATGCCTCTGCGTCCCGTCCCAATGCCGCTACCGAGTGCGTCGGGTGCCACGAACGAACTACGCCCGGACGTTTACGAAAAAGTTCAGGCAGAATGCCCACGCAACAGGTAGAATTTTCCACGTGGAACAATGGGTTATCGGCATTAATGGTAGACCATGTATGGGTGGGAAGCACCAGCAATCCGTCCTTCATATAGTCGCTAAAGGCATCCAACACCGTGTCTGCTCCACCTTCAACCTCGCCTAAACTCTTCATTGAAGAGTGAATAAGCAACGTGCCTTGCTTATCAACATTAAGCTGCTCTAGTTGCTGCATTAAGCTTTCTTTTGTATACATATCTATCCTCCTCCATTTCTTATCCCATCTCTATGAAAAAGCATACCTCTGTTCAACTCACATCATGCTTCTCAGCACTAGAGTAAAGGGCTGGATTCAAACCAGCCCCTCCTCATCAAACCGTACGTGAGGTTTTCCCTCATACGGCTTTCCGATGTTCGTCATTCATGGGCATGCAGAGATTACAATAGCGTTTTTAATCCATACATATTGGCAATATACTTGACTTCCGATCGTGAACTCATCCAACTCCTACGTTGTCTCTTCTTCGCGTACCACCGTGTTAATCGTTGCAGAATATACCAGTCCAACTTAGCTAATCTCTTTTGGCTGTAGCTCGTGTAGTAATAATTTCTCCATCCTTGAATCTTCGGATTGAGCCATTTCACATGCTCCGCGAACGATTTCGACCGCATACTCGGTGGAGCCAGTCTTTCTTTGACTACCCCTTGAATACGTTCCTCCGCCTTTTTCGTTAGCCACTGTTGCGTGGTGTGATATACCTTCCCTTGCGACGTTTCTGCTTTCGTTTTTCGGTGGTGCATTCCTAGGAAGTCGAATCCCTCGTCTCCTGTCCATAGACCTACAATGCGAGTTTTGATCGGGTGCAGGGTTAGCTCCAGACGTTCCATAATTTTGCCTATGAGTTCATACGCATGCTCGGCATCCTTTTTGGTTTTACAGATTACTACAAAGTCGTCTGCATACCTTGTCAGTTCTCCCAGACCTCTTCCATGTTTCTCCCATAGTCGGTCAAAATAGTTCAGATAGATATTCGCCAGAAGCGGTGATATCACACCACCTTGCGGTGTTCCTAAATCGGAGCGCCTTTCGTTTCCTTCTTCCATCACTCCCGCCTGAAGCCACTTCCGTATTAATTTCAGTATCCGCCTGTCGTTGATGCGCATCTGCACCAATTTCATAAGCTTCTCTTGATTAATGTTATCGAAGTAACCTTGGATATCGACGTCGATTACCCAATTCCCTTTGCGGTTGCAGGCTTTCCGAATTCGTTCCAGCGCTCCTTTTGCACTTCGTTTCGGGCGAAATCCGAAGGATACGTCCTCAAAATCCGCTTCAAAGATAGGTTCAATCACCAGTTTCGTTGCCATCTGTATGACACGGTCGCGCACGGTGGGTATGCCCAGCGGTCTTTGCTTCCCATCTTTCTTGGGAATATAGTGCCGCCGTACAGGCTGCGGATGGTAGGTGCCTTCTTTCAATGCTCGTTCACAGTCCTCGAGGAAGTTCATTTCTCCTTGTTCCTCCACATCCGCAAGCGTCATGGCATCTACACCTGCCGCTCCCTTGTTCGCTTTCACTCGTCTCCAGGCTTCGCACAAGACATCCCACCGGTAGACTTTGTCGTACAAGGCATGGAATTTACGCTTGCTGTTCTCCTTGGCCACATGGCCTAGCTTTTCTTGGAGTTTTTGAACTTTTTCCTTTGGTGTTGTTAGCCGGTTGGCATTCACTCACTCGTACCTCCTCCAAAAGCATAAACAAAGCAGGGCTCCTTCCCTCCCCAAGGTTATGTTGTCCTTGGGTTCTTCGGTACTATGAGCCCCTCGGACTCCCTTCCCACAGACGTTTCACTTCGTCTTTTGGACTTATAGAGCATCTCTTTACGGAATTCCTAAAAAAAAAAATCCGTGTGGGGGAGGGTCTCCCCAGTTCACTGCATCATCTTTCAAGCCATGCCGTTCCCTTTACGCCGGAGGGTTCTTCACTGTTGTCCCAAGTTCTGCACAGCTTCCTTGGCCTTCGTCCATTGTCACAAGACTCGGCTCCCTCTTTTCCCCTTCGCAGGGCCCTTTTGACGACGCGGCAGGATTCACTTGATGTTGCGGCCTGGATTGTCGCTCGCCCGGTCTCTGACCGGTACTTTTGTCGATGCGCTTTTACACACAGATCTCGCCATGTGCAAGCATCCTAGCTACAAAGGTGGCTTGGCCCCTCCTTTGATTGGACTTTCACCAACTAGATAATGCGTGCCTCTGGGCACGCTAACAAACAAAGGGCCGAGGGTTAGCCCCCGGCCGCAGAGAAAGAATTTGTATGAGTTCAGGCAGTTGCTGCCACTCAACTTTTACTTAATAATAACATATTCCAGATTCACCAGCTTCGCATACGTCACGATCTGATCTGTCGTTAGGTTCAAGGATACAACCGTATGGTGACCACCACCATTTTCGATCCATGCTTTTACCCCATCCTGGAAGTTCGGCTTCACGCTCCACAGAACACGTGCTACTGGCAGGTTAGGTGCTGGAACAGTTGGTTCAAATGCAGATACTTCATTGATCAGCAGTTTGTAATGTGTACCGAAGTCTGCCATGGATACCACGACACCTTCGCCTGCTTTGCCGTCGAATACGAGACGTGCCGGATCTTCACGATCGCCAATACCCAGTGGGGACACGATGATTCTCGGTTTCGTGCTGGCAAGTGTCGGATCTACTTCAAGCATGTGAGATTGAAGGATCGCTTCCTGTCCAGCTGCCATCTCGTATGTGTAATCTTCCATGAAGCCCGTGTTCTCGTTATGAGCCATGATTTTCAGCAAACGATCCAGTGCAGCCGTTTTCCAGTCACCCTCACCGGCAAATCCGTACCCTTGAGCCATCAGGCGTTGTACAGCCAGACCCGGAAGTTGTTTCATGCCATGCAGATCTTCGAAGTTTGTAGTGAAGGCACTGTAACCACCTTCGTCCAGGAAACGTTTAATGGCAATTTCATAGCTCGCTTGCACACGTACGCTGGCTTCCCAAGCTTCCTTGCTGTTCGTGCCATAATCGAATTCGTAGAGGTCTCCATACTGAGCGATCAGATCATCGATTTCCTGCTCCGTTACGGCGTTCACGTATTGCACGAGGTCGCCAATGCCGAAGTAATCAACCGTCCATCCGAATTGAATCTGTGCCTCTACTTTATCGCCTTCAGTTACGCCCACGTTGCGCATGTTATCACCGAAGCGAGCGACTTTAAGGTTGAAACCTTCATTAAAGGCAACCGCTACGTCCATCCAATCTGCAACCTGTTGCTGTACGTCTGGGCGCTCCCAGTAGCCAACAACGATTTTATTTTGTTTTCTCAGACGGGCATTAATGAAGCCATATTCGCGGTCACCATGTGCCGCTTGGTTCAGGTTCATGAAGTCCATATCGATGGTTGCCCAAGGAATGCTTTCGTTGAATTGGGTTGCCAAGTGCAGCAAAGGTTTTTGCAGCAATTTCGTACCACGAATCCACATTTTCGCCGGGGAGAATGTATGCATCCATGTGATCACACCCGCTACTTCGTCGCGATAGTTCACTTCTTTCATCGTACTCGTGATTTTATCTGCGCTTACCGCCAGATCCTGCAATACGAGCGGGTACGGCAGTACGCCACTTGCGTTAAGAGCATCCGTAATTTTCTGTGCGTTGGCTTTTACTTCGCCCAGGGCTTCTTCTCCGTACAAGTGCTGTGAACCGACCACAAACCAGAATTCTTTTGCTGCTGTTGCTGACATATAATCATCCTCATTTCATTATTTTATAGTTGAACATTTGGGTTTACACTAGCACACTGCGATTGCAGTACCATCTTCCGATCGCTGGTTATCCCCGGATTTCTTTGATCAATTTTAATAAGGATGATATCCGGTTATAAAGGCGAGCGCTTCGCTTCTACAGATTGGTTCTGCACTCTCCGTTATCGTGTAAAAGTTTGATACAACTTCATTGGTAGTAGTAACAAACAACTGATTCGCTTGAATTATTATCAACCGATCGCTACATAACCTAATTACTTCTGTCCGTAATACGCGTCTTTTCCGTGTTTTCGCAGATAGTGTTTATCCAAAATGCCTTGTGGCAGTTCCTTCGCGAAGTTATTCAATTGCCGCGCGTACAGGTTCATTTTGCATACCTCTTCCAGCACGACACTGTTTACCACCGCAGACTTGGCATCTTTCCCCCACGTAAACGGTGCATGACCATGGAGCAGTACAGCCGGAACTGCCATAACATCAATTCCACGCTGTTCAAACGTTTCAATAATGACGCGTCCCGTCTCCGCTTCGTATCCACGATCAACCTCGTCCTGATTCAGGAAACGTGCACAAGGCACCGCTCCATAGAACGTGTCCGCATGTGTGGTTCCCATTACAGGTACGTCCAGTCCGGCTTGCGCCCAGATCGTCGCCCACGTGGAGTGTGTGTGCACGATGCCGCCAATCTCCGAGTAATGCTTATATAGTACGGCATGTGTTGCGGTGTCCGAGGAAGGTCGCATCTCACCCTCAACTACGTTACCGTCCAGATCAACTACAACCATGTCGCTTGCTTTCATCACATCGTAGCTAACGCCACTTGGTTTGATGACGAACAGACCGCTTTCCCGATCGATTGCACTGACGTTACCCCAAGTGAATTTTACAAGTCCGTGCTTTGGCAGTTCCAGATTCGCCTGAAATACCTCTTCCTTCAGTTGATCTAACATGTTATTCCCTCCCGTTCTCTAATAGTGCGTGTTCAAAAAGTCGGTTTTCAGTACCGAGAAGATGGGATGAAGCTAGAAATGGAGTAGCGGAGCGTAGATAGAGCTACGTGAGCAACCGCAATGTTTCCGAAGGAAACATACTTCGTAAGCCCCTACTTATTTCGGCTGAATTCCATATTCGATGTTGATGATGCCACTAGGCATCCTCCGTAATCAAAAGCGGTCTTTTTGAACATTCTCTACCAGATGATCTACGGCTGATTGCTCAATTGTGAGCCCATTCCGGTAGCGTTCGATAAATGCTTCAAACCCTTTCACATCCGATGCATCCGGTGCCACTTCAACTCCCTCAACATCGCTAAAGACCTTCTGCTCCAGGAACACATCCAGGCTCTCCTCTTGATCCTTGTTGATCATGTACGAAGCCAGAAGCGCCATGCCCCATGCGCCACCTTCACCAGCGGTAGACATTACCGATACCGGTACGTTCATCGCAGCAGCTACAATCCGTTGTCCGACGACAGGAGTCTTGAACAGGCCACCGTGAGCCAAAATGCTGTCAATCGCCACATCCTCTTCTTCCGTCAAAATGTCCATACCTAGCTTGAGTGCACCGAAGGCACTGAACAGATGTGTCCGCATGAAGTTTGCCAGATTGAAGTTGCTTTCCGGGGAGCGGACGAACAATGGACGGCCTTTCTCAAGTCCCGTAATGTTCTCACCTGAGTAGTAACCATAGCTGAGCAAGCCGCCACCATCAGGGTCTGCCTCCAAAGCCTTGTTAAACAACACGCTAAACAACTTGCCGTTATCCACTTCATATCCCATCGCTTGAGAGAATTCGCGGAACAATCCAACCCATGCGTTGATATCACTGGAACAGTTGTTTGCATGCACCATCCCTACTGGACTGCCATCCGGCGTGGTGACCATATCAATCTCGGGATACACTTTGGATAATTCCTTCTCCAGTACGATCATCGCAAATACGGATGTGCCGACGGAGATGTTCCCCGTACGTTTTCTCACGCTATTCGTTGCCACCATACCCGTTCCGGCATCGCCCTCTGGCGGGCAGAGCGGAATGCCTGCTTGCAGATCTTGCGAAGGGTCGAGCAACTTGGCTCCCGCTTCCGTCAACTCACCTGCATTCTCACCCGCGAGATATACCTTGGGCAGAAGGTCCTCAACTTTCCACGGATAACCTTTGCCTGCGATCTGTTCGTCGAACTGTTGGATCATGGATGGGTGATAGTTATGTGTAGACTCGTCAATTGGGAAAATCCCTGAAGCATCGCCGATCCCAATCGCCTTATTGCCTGTCAGCAACCAGTGGATGTATCCAGCCAAGGTTGTCAGGTGATCAATCTGTGGCACATGCACCTCTTCGTTCAAAATCGCTTGATACAAGTGGGCGATACTCCAACGTTCAGGAATATTGAATTGCAGAAGATCCGTTAGCTCTCTTGCAGCTGCTCCCGTCGTAGCGTTACGCCAGGTGCGGAAAGGTACCAGCAGTTCGCCAGCGCTATCCAACGCAATGTATCCGTGCATCATGGCCGAGAAACCGATAGAACCGACCGTGCGCAGCGTAATTCCGTATTTCTGTTCCACATCTTGCTTCATCTCACGATAAGCCGTCTGCAGACCTGTGATGATATCCTCCTGGTTGTACGTCCAATATCCGTCTTTCAGGAGGTTCTCCCATTCATAACTGCCTGAAGCGATGGTTTCAAAACGCTCGTCAATCAACACCGCTTTAATCCGCGTTGATCCAAATTCAATTCCAAGTGAAGTAGCGCCCTTGGTAATGGCTTCTTTCAAATCCAATTGACTCATAATCACGTGTATCCCCTCTCCGGTCGCGATTTCACATCCCAAAGGATGTATATATAAATTGATGCTTCTACTCATGGCAGTGACTGATCACGAATTTTGTATAAAAGCTTCCTGTTGTGTTTTCAAAGAATGCGCTTTCCTTTTCTGACAGCCTTAGTATATTTTTTGTACGTACATTTGTCAATAATATATAATAGTTATACTTACAAAGAGCACATATCGTGCTCTATATGATCAATAAAAGGACTTAAATGGCTATAAATCGGCTATGCTGTAAGGTACACCTCTTTCTAAAAAGACCTGATATGTACGGTTTATTTCAAAAATTGTGCTGTTTTATATGCATTCAAACTGAATCATGCTAAAATATGTACGTACAACTATTTGAACAACAACGTTGATATAGATGAGTAACGATGAAAGAAGTGGACTACGTGAAGCCAAAATACCAGGTCATCATTGATGATATAAAGAGTCATATCCTCTCGGGGACATATAGCATAGGTGAACAGATCCCTACGGAGTCGGCATTACAGGACAGCTACAACGTGAGTCGCCAGACGGTGCGGAAGGCTATTTTGGAGTTATCGAACGAAGGGTTTTTACGAAGCGAAAAAGGCTCAG belongs to Paenibacillus sp. FSL H8-0079 and includes:
- a CDS encoding diguanylate cyclase, whose amino-acid sequence is MNPLVWYDLFLFVLLFGVGVYVFATVRITNLHKVYFLFHGLMMLWPFCQFASTLTDDSGLQLFYVTLSFVAVSLLGSGWLLLTIFITGYSERLSAKGTFLLFVPAVIGAIGVVANPWNEFVIPLEGGYIERAYGPWFWVVMIILVSYFLASLVILFRAVYSSQTSAMIKKQVRITLWGILVLAVFATIDAILNVVLARWLPIIPGMTSLGIFLSDLFFVYVIKRYNVFDLVSIAHEDVINTIPYGILVLDENEVIVEANKASRSFMDLHVGDSFDMEAFLESVHVVGSCREFVNHYKKKENTLSHIEVIVERGNNIRHYILQSSPIVDSALVPIGHILTFQDVSQERFYVKEMNRQNVTLQERNQALDLIRQELSEANRKLEELALTDSLTNCYNRRYLTQHLNHEVITNIQYKTPFSLLLLDIDYFKAINDRYGHVIGDEVLVRTAEAVKQSIRSTDILTRYGGEEFMIYLPHTEHDLANQIAERVRTAVESNHIMVDHEIMQVSITISIGILSFEDFEVEHVPENPEGYLTQLFAAVDKALYQAKQNGRNRVEFGVFERGIV
- the ltrA gene encoding group II intron reverse transcriptase/maturase, whose protein sequence is MNANRLTTPKEKVQKLQEKLGHVAKENSKRKFHALYDKVYRWDVLCEAWRRVKANKGAAGVDAMTLADVEEQGEMNFLEDCERALKEGTYHPQPVRRHYIPKKDGKQRPLGIPTVRDRVIQMATKLVIEPIFEADFEDVSFGFRPKRSAKGALERIRKACNRKGNWVIDVDIQGYFDNINQEKLMKLVQMRINDRRILKLIRKWLQAGVMEEGNERRSDLGTPQGGVISPLLANIYLNYFDRLWEKHGRGLGELTRYADDFVVICKTKKDAEHAYELIGKIMERLELTLHPIKTRIVGLWTGDEGFDFLGMHHRKTKAETSQGKVYHTTQQWLTKKAEERIQGVVKERLAPPSMRSKSFAEHVKWLNPKIQGWRNYYYTSYSQKRLAKLDWYILQRLTRWYAKKRQRRSWMSSRSEVKYIANMYGLKTLL
- the araA gene encoding L-arabinose isomerase, which translates into the protein MSATAAKEFWFVVGSQHLYGEEALGEVKANAQKITDALNASGVLPYPLVLQDLAVSADKITSTMKEVNYRDEVAGVITWMHTFSPAKMWIRGTKLLQKPLLHLATQFNESIPWATIDMDFMNLNQAAHGDREYGFINARLRKQNKIVVGYWERPDVQQQVADWMDVAVAFNEGFNLKVARFGDNMRNVGVTEGDKVEAQIQFGWTVDYFGIGDLVQYVNAVTEQEIDDLIAQYGDLYEFDYGTNSKEAWEASVRVQASYEIAIKRFLDEGGYSAFTTNFEDLHGMKQLPGLAVQRLMAQGYGFAGEGDWKTAALDRLLKIMAHNENTGFMEDYTYEMAAGQEAILQSHMLEVDPTLASTKPRIIVSPLGIGDREDPARLVFDGKAGEGVVVSMADFGTHYKLLINEVSAFEPTVPAPNLPVARVLWSVKPNFQDGVKAWIENGGGHHTVVSLNLTTDQIVTYAKLVNLEYVIIK
- a CDS encoding L-ribulose-5-phosphate 4-epimerase encodes the protein MLDQLKEEVFQANLELPKHGLVKFTWGNVSAIDRESGLFVIKPSGVSYDVMKASDMVVVDLDGNVVEGEMRPSSDTATHAVLYKHYSEIGGIVHTHSTWATIWAQAGLDVPVMGTTHADTFYGAVPCARFLNQDEVDRGYEAETGRVIIETFEQRGIDVMAVPAVLLHGHAPFTWGKDAKSAVVNSVVLEEVCKMNLYARQLNNFAKELPQGILDKHYLRKHGKDAYYGQK
- a CDS encoding FGGY-family carbohydrate kinase, whose product is MSQLDLKEAITKGATSLGIEFGSTRIKAVLIDERFETIASGSYEWENLLKDGYWTYNQEDIITGLQTAYREMKQDVEQKYGITLRTVGSIGFSAMMHGYIALDSAGELLVPFRTWRNATTGAAARELTDLLQFNIPERWSIAHLYQAILNEEVHVPQIDHLTTLAGYIHWLLTGNKAIGIGDASGIFPIDESTHNYHPSMIQQFDEQIAGKGYPWKVEDLLPKVYLAGENAGELTEAGAKLLDPSQDLQAGIPLCPPEGDAGTGMVATNSVRKRTGNISVGTSVFAMIVLEKELSKVYPEIDMVTTPDGSPVGMVHANNCSSDINAWVGLFREFSQAMGYEVDNGKLFSVLFNKALEADPDGGGLLSYGYYSGENITGLEKGRPLFVRSPESNFNLANFMRTHLFSAFGALKLGMDILTEEEDVAIDSILAHGGLFKTPVVGQRIVAAAMNVPVSVMSTAGEGGAWGMALLASYMINKDQEESLDVFLEQKVFSDVEGVEVAPDASDVKGFEAFIERYRNGLTIEQSAVDHLVENVQKDRF